The Musa acuminata AAA Group cultivar baxijiao chromosome BXJ1-3, Cavendish_Baxijiao_AAA, whole genome shotgun sequence genome window below encodes:
- the LOC135582574 gene encoding calmodulin-binding transcription activator 1-like isoform X2 — MAEGRRYALNPQLDIAQILQEAKSRWLRPSEICEILRNYQRFNLTPDPPYKPPGGSLFLFDRKALRYFRKDGHNWRKKRDGKTVREAHEKLKCGSVDVLHCYYAHGEDNENFQRRSYWMLDGQLEHIVLVHYRDVNEGSRSTIPHLLNTDAMRMSHTDGSQTSSAVCSYLDHLTFPTQPSYATSAHAADWNRQAPSSEFEDAESGEEHSEASLADSLSHSGIHVASSANHTGQENVAGCSGSLAHLRSSDSIDTGILGRLFGPSSANQVPLQNLILGSLGGASFDHHTAASKMPEFFNISRKDSGMLEENVSIEQAKWSVNMPKIFPNTTSEGNEVVKYVTDSGNSILTSDHQKTSIGEGTKENQVKVENSENISNLDHGHLVNIPGYMFQVPNTNLSQSTLQTINNGSSKVTVASDQPLSYEAQILYGLKKSLENEGDLKKLDSFGRWMSKEIGKDCDDSLMASDSCNYWNAMDAQNDDKEVSSLSSHMQLDMDSLGPSLSQEQLFTIHDFSPDWAFSGVETKVLIAGTFLGSLQPRSIKWSCMFGEFEVSAEVLTSNVIRCKAPLHTPGRVPFYITCSNRIACSEIREFEYRENFSSFSSVPERDLEEVNLQVRFAKLLSTGLDRNWLVCSVENCEKCFLKQKLLLMLRDQENEWNVIDKDSKAFHSDLRIPKDGLIQKLLKGKLYEWLLCKVHEEGKGPNVLDENGQGAIHLAAALGYEWAMSPIVCAGVSPSFRDVIGRTGLHWAAYFGREETVVELVRLGAAAGAVEHPTSKVPAGKTAADLASSRGHKGIAGYLAEADLTSHLSSLTVKESEMGRLSATLAAEKAIENVQEQNTVSLDGGNGEQLSLRGSLAAVRNSAQAAARIQAAFRLHSFRQRKLTDSKDKDTEISVDLMVRSYLNKFPKINHYNESLHMAAVKIQQKYRGWKGRKEFLKIRDRIVKIQAHVRGHQVRKQYKKVVWSVSIVEKAILRWRRKGAGLRGFRAENTTICIEGKVGATDEYDFLRLGRRQKVASVEKALARVQSMARHPEGRDQYMRLVACSRKSKLGDEGGGSAQLQNTEEENGGG; from the exons ATGGCAGAGGGCCGGCGATACGCTCTCAATCCTCAACTAG ACATTGCACAGATTTTGCAAGAGGCAAAAAGTCGTTGGCTTCGTCCAAGTGAGATTTGTGAAATCCTCCGCAACTATCAGAGGTTCAATTTGACTCCAGATCCGCCTTACAAGCCTCCTG GTGGTTCTTTGTTTTTATTTGATCGCAAAGCACTCCGATATTTTCGGAAAGATGGCCATAATTGGAGAAAGAAGAGAGATGGAAAAACTGTTCGAGAAGCTCATGAAAAGCTAAAG TGTGGAAGTGTTGATGTGCTTCATTGCTACTATGCCCATGGTGAGGACAATGAAAATTTCCAGAGACGAAGCTATTGGATGCTTGATGG GCAATTGGAACACATTGTTCTTGTGCATTATCGAGATGTGAATGAG GGAAGCAGGTCTACCATTCCTCATTTGTTAAATACTGATGCAATGAGAATGAGTCACACAGATGGATCTCAAACCAGTTCTGCTGTTTGTTCTTATTTGGATCATCTTACTTTTCCAACCCAACCATCCTATGCAACAAGTGCCCATGCTGCTGATTGGAATCGCCAAGCTCCATCCTCTGAGTTTGAAGATGCAGAGTCTGGAGAGGAACATAGTGAAGCTTCACTTGCAGATTCTTTATCTCATTCAGGAATTCATGTTGCCTCATCTGCAAACCATACTGGACAAGAAAACGTTGCTGGATGTAGTGGTTCCCTTGCTCATCTTCGTTCGAGCGATTCTATAGATACTGGAATCTTAGGTAGATTATTTGGTCCTTCATCTGCAAACCAAGTGCCATTGCAAAATCTTATATTAG GTTCACTCGGTGGTGCTAGTTTTGATCATCATACTGCAGCATCCAAGATGCCTGAATTTTTTAACATAAGCCGAAAGGATTCTGGCATGCTGGAAGAGAATGTTTCCATTGAACAAGCTAAATGGTCTGTTAACATGCCTAAAATATTTCCAAATACCACCTCTGAGGGCAATGAGGTAGTCAAATATGTTACTGATAGTGGCAATAGTATCTTAACTAGCGATCATCAAAAAACATCTATTGGAGAAGGCACAAAAGAGAATCAG GTTAAAGTGGAAAATTCTGAGAATATAAGCAACCTTGATCATGGACACTTGGTCAATATACCAGGCTATATGTTTCAGGTGCCCAATACTAATCTTTCTCAGAGCACACTGCAAACCATAAACAATGGCAGCTCTAAGGTGACCGTTGCTTCTGACCAACCTCTGAGTTATGAAGCACAAATTTTATATGGTTTAAAGAAGTCACTGGAGAATGAGGGAGATTTGAAGAAGTTAGACAGCTTTGGAAGATGGATGAGCAAAGAAATCGGTAAGGATTGTGATGACTCACTGATGGCTTCAGACTCTTGCAACTACTGGAATGCAATGGATGCTCAGAATGATGATAAGGAGGTATCAAGTCTTTCTTCCCATATGCAGTTGGATATGGATTCACTAGGACCATCTCTTTCCCAGGAACAGCTATTCACTATTCATGACTTCTCACCGGATTGGGCTTTTTCTGGCGTTGAAACAAAG GTTCTGATTGCAGGTACCTTTTTAGGTAGTTTACAGCCCAGGAGCATCAAATGGTCTTGTATGTTTGGTGAGTTTGAGGTGTCTGCTGAAGTTCTGACGAGTAATGTGATTCGTTGTAAAGCCCCTTTACATACCCCTGGTCGGGTTCCATTTTATATTACATGCAGTAATAGGATAGCCTGTAGTGAGATTCGAGAATTCGAGTATCGTGAAAACTTTTCTAGCTTCTCTTCAGTGCCAGAAAGGGATTTAGAAGAAGTTAATCTTCAAGTGCGTTTTGCAAAGTTATTATCGACTGGGTTAGACCGGAACTGGCTGGTCTGCTCTGTTGAAAACTGTGAAAAGTGCTTCCTTAAACAAAAACTGTTGTTAATGCTAAGGGATCAGGAAAATGAGTGGAATGTTATCGACAAAGACTCTAAGGCCTTTCACAGTGATCTCAGGATACCTAAGGATGGATTGATTCAGAAGTTATTGAAGGGTAAACTATATGAGTGGTTGCTGTGTAAAGTTCATGAAGAAGGTAAAGGACCTAATGTTTTGGATGAGAATGGTCAAGGGGCTATCCATCTGGCTGCAGCTCTTGGTTATGAATGGGCAATGAGTCCTATAGTCTGTGCTGGAGTCAGTCCAAGTTTCAGAGATGTAATCGGTAGGACCGGGCTCCATTGGGCTGCATACTTTGGCAG AGAGGAGACAGTTGTTGAGTTAGTGAGGCTTGGAGCTGCTGCTGGTGCAGTTGAACACCCAACATCAAAAGTTCCTGCTGGTAAAACTGCTGCTGATTTAGCATCTAGTAGAGGACATAAAGGAATTGCTGGATACTTGGCCGAAGCAGATTTGACCAGCCATCTTTCTTCATTAACGGTAAAAGAAAGTGAGATGGGTAGACTTTCTGCAACTTTGGCTGCAGAAAAGGCCATCGAAAATGTACAAGAGCAAAACACAGTTTCTCTAGATGGTGGAAACGGGGAACAATTATCTCTGAGAGGGTCTCTTGCTGCTGTAAGAAATTCAGCTCAAGCTGCTGCACGAATTCAAGCTGCGTTTAGGCTTCATTCTTTCCGCCAAAGAAAATTAACAGATAGCAAAGACAAAGATACTGAGATCTCAGTTGATTTGATGGTTCGGTCCTATCTGAACAAGTTCCCCAAGATAAATCACTACAATGAATCTTTGCATATGGCTGCTGTTAAAATACAACAAAAATATCGTGGATGGAAGGGTCGTAAAGAGTTCTTGAAAATCCGTGACCGAATTGTGAAAATCCAG GCACACGTGAGGGGTCATCAAGTTCGCAAGCAGTATAAGAAGGTAGTGTGGTCTGTTAGCATTGTTGAAAAGGCTATCTTACGTTGGAGGCGCAAAGGAGCTGGATTACGGGGCTTtcgagctgagaatacaactataTGCATTGAGGGAAAGGTTGGGGCAACTGATGAATATGATTTTCTCCGTCTTGGTCGGAGACAGAAGGTTGCTAGTGTGGAGAAAGCTTTGGCAAGAGTACAGTCAATGGCACGCCATCCAGAAGGCCGTGATCAGTACATGAGACTGGTGGCATGTTCTCGTAAATCAAAG CTGGGAGACGAAGGTGGTGGCTCAGCCCAACTTCAAAACACCGAAGAAGAAAATGGTGGGGGCTGA
- the LOC135582574 gene encoding calmodulin-binding transcription activator 1-like isoform X1, whose product MAEGRRYALNPQLDIAQILQEAKSRWLRPSEICEILRNYQRFNLTPDPPYKPPGGSLFLFDRKALRYFRKDGHNWRKKRDGKTVREAHEKLKCGSVDVLHCYYAHGEDNENFQRRSYWMLDGQLEHIVLVHYRDVNEGSRSTIPHLLNTDAMRMSHTDGSQTSSAVCSYLDHLTFPTQPSYATSAHAADWNRQAPSSEFEDAESGEEHSEASLADSLSHSGIHVASSANHTGQENVAGCSGSLAHLRSSDSIDTGILGRLFGPSSANQVPLQNLILGEDQQKNCEVSQGAGSLGGASFDHHTAASKMPEFFNISRKDSGMLEENVSIEQAKWSVNMPKIFPNTTSEGNEVVKYVTDSGNSILTSDHQKTSIGEGTKENQVKVENSENISNLDHGHLVNIPGYMFQVPNTNLSQSTLQTINNGSSKVTVASDQPLSYEAQILYGLKKSLENEGDLKKLDSFGRWMSKEIGKDCDDSLMASDSCNYWNAMDAQNDDKEVSSLSSHMQLDMDSLGPSLSQEQLFTIHDFSPDWAFSGVETKVLIAGTFLGSLQPRSIKWSCMFGEFEVSAEVLTSNVIRCKAPLHTPGRVPFYITCSNRIACSEIREFEYRENFSSFSSVPERDLEEVNLQVRFAKLLSTGLDRNWLVCSVENCEKCFLKQKLLLMLRDQENEWNVIDKDSKAFHSDLRIPKDGLIQKLLKGKLYEWLLCKVHEEGKGPNVLDENGQGAIHLAAALGYEWAMSPIVCAGVSPSFRDVIGRTGLHWAAYFGREETVVELVRLGAAAGAVEHPTSKVPAGKTAADLASSRGHKGIAGYLAEADLTSHLSSLTVKESEMGRLSATLAAEKAIENVQEQNTVSLDGGNGEQLSLRGSLAAVRNSAQAAARIQAAFRLHSFRQRKLTDSKDKDTEISVDLMVRSYLNKFPKINHYNESLHMAAVKIQQKYRGWKGRKEFLKIRDRIVKIQAHVRGHQVRKQYKKVVWSVSIVEKAILRWRRKGAGLRGFRAENTTICIEGKVGATDEYDFLRLGRRQKVASVEKALARVQSMARHPEGRDQYMRLVACSRKSKLGDEGGGSAQLQNTEEENGGG is encoded by the exons ATGGCAGAGGGCCGGCGATACGCTCTCAATCCTCAACTAG ACATTGCACAGATTTTGCAAGAGGCAAAAAGTCGTTGGCTTCGTCCAAGTGAGATTTGTGAAATCCTCCGCAACTATCAGAGGTTCAATTTGACTCCAGATCCGCCTTACAAGCCTCCTG GTGGTTCTTTGTTTTTATTTGATCGCAAAGCACTCCGATATTTTCGGAAAGATGGCCATAATTGGAGAAAGAAGAGAGATGGAAAAACTGTTCGAGAAGCTCATGAAAAGCTAAAG TGTGGAAGTGTTGATGTGCTTCATTGCTACTATGCCCATGGTGAGGACAATGAAAATTTCCAGAGACGAAGCTATTGGATGCTTGATGG GCAATTGGAACACATTGTTCTTGTGCATTATCGAGATGTGAATGAG GGAAGCAGGTCTACCATTCCTCATTTGTTAAATACTGATGCAATGAGAATGAGTCACACAGATGGATCTCAAACCAGTTCTGCTGTTTGTTCTTATTTGGATCATCTTACTTTTCCAACCCAACCATCCTATGCAACAAGTGCCCATGCTGCTGATTGGAATCGCCAAGCTCCATCCTCTGAGTTTGAAGATGCAGAGTCTGGAGAGGAACATAGTGAAGCTTCACTTGCAGATTCTTTATCTCATTCAGGAATTCATGTTGCCTCATCTGCAAACCATACTGGACAAGAAAACGTTGCTGGATGTAGTGGTTCCCTTGCTCATCTTCGTTCGAGCGATTCTATAGATACTGGAATCTTAGGTAGATTATTTGGTCCTTCATCTGCAAACCAAGTGCCATTGCAAAATCTTATATTAGGTGAAGACCAACAAAAAAATTGTGAAGTTTCTCAAGGAGCTG GTTCACTCGGTGGTGCTAGTTTTGATCATCATACTGCAGCATCCAAGATGCCTGAATTTTTTAACATAAGCCGAAAGGATTCTGGCATGCTGGAAGAGAATGTTTCCATTGAACAAGCTAAATGGTCTGTTAACATGCCTAAAATATTTCCAAATACCACCTCTGAGGGCAATGAGGTAGTCAAATATGTTACTGATAGTGGCAATAGTATCTTAACTAGCGATCATCAAAAAACATCTATTGGAGAAGGCACAAAAGAGAATCAG GTTAAAGTGGAAAATTCTGAGAATATAAGCAACCTTGATCATGGACACTTGGTCAATATACCAGGCTATATGTTTCAGGTGCCCAATACTAATCTTTCTCAGAGCACACTGCAAACCATAAACAATGGCAGCTCTAAGGTGACCGTTGCTTCTGACCAACCTCTGAGTTATGAAGCACAAATTTTATATGGTTTAAAGAAGTCACTGGAGAATGAGGGAGATTTGAAGAAGTTAGACAGCTTTGGAAGATGGATGAGCAAAGAAATCGGTAAGGATTGTGATGACTCACTGATGGCTTCAGACTCTTGCAACTACTGGAATGCAATGGATGCTCAGAATGATGATAAGGAGGTATCAAGTCTTTCTTCCCATATGCAGTTGGATATGGATTCACTAGGACCATCTCTTTCCCAGGAACAGCTATTCACTATTCATGACTTCTCACCGGATTGGGCTTTTTCTGGCGTTGAAACAAAG GTTCTGATTGCAGGTACCTTTTTAGGTAGTTTACAGCCCAGGAGCATCAAATGGTCTTGTATGTTTGGTGAGTTTGAGGTGTCTGCTGAAGTTCTGACGAGTAATGTGATTCGTTGTAAAGCCCCTTTACATACCCCTGGTCGGGTTCCATTTTATATTACATGCAGTAATAGGATAGCCTGTAGTGAGATTCGAGAATTCGAGTATCGTGAAAACTTTTCTAGCTTCTCTTCAGTGCCAGAAAGGGATTTAGAAGAAGTTAATCTTCAAGTGCGTTTTGCAAAGTTATTATCGACTGGGTTAGACCGGAACTGGCTGGTCTGCTCTGTTGAAAACTGTGAAAAGTGCTTCCTTAAACAAAAACTGTTGTTAATGCTAAGGGATCAGGAAAATGAGTGGAATGTTATCGACAAAGACTCTAAGGCCTTTCACAGTGATCTCAGGATACCTAAGGATGGATTGATTCAGAAGTTATTGAAGGGTAAACTATATGAGTGGTTGCTGTGTAAAGTTCATGAAGAAGGTAAAGGACCTAATGTTTTGGATGAGAATGGTCAAGGGGCTATCCATCTGGCTGCAGCTCTTGGTTATGAATGGGCAATGAGTCCTATAGTCTGTGCTGGAGTCAGTCCAAGTTTCAGAGATGTAATCGGTAGGACCGGGCTCCATTGGGCTGCATACTTTGGCAG AGAGGAGACAGTTGTTGAGTTAGTGAGGCTTGGAGCTGCTGCTGGTGCAGTTGAACACCCAACATCAAAAGTTCCTGCTGGTAAAACTGCTGCTGATTTAGCATCTAGTAGAGGACATAAAGGAATTGCTGGATACTTGGCCGAAGCAGATTTGACCAGCCATCTTTCTTCATTAACGGTAAAAGAAAGTGAGATGGGTAGACTTTCTGCAACTTTGGCTGCAGAAAAGGCCATCGAAAATGTACAAGAGCAAAACACAGTTTCTCTAGATGGTGGAAACGGGGAACAATTATCTCTGAGAGGGTCTCTTGCTGCTGTAAGAAATTCAGCTCAAGCTGCTGCACGAATTCAAGCTGCGTTTAGGCTTCATTCTTTCCGCCAAAGAAAATTAACAGATAGCAAAGACAAAGATACTGAGATCTCAGTTGATTTGATGGTTCGGTCCTATCTGAACAAGTTCCCCAAGATAAATCACTACAATGAATCTTTGCATATGGCTGCTGTTAAAATACAACAAAAATATCGTGGATGGAAGGGTCGTAAAGAGTTCTTGAAAATCCGTGACCGAATTGTGAAAATCCAG GCACACGTGAGGGGTCATCAAGTTCGCAAGCAGTATAAGAAGGTAGTGTGGTCTGTTAGCATTGTTGAAAAGGCTATCTTACGTTGGAGGCGCAAAGGAGCTGGATTACGGGGCTTtcgagctgagaatacaactataTGCATTGAGGGAAAGGTTGGGGCAACTGATGAATATGATTTTCTCCGTCTTGGTCGGAGACAGAAGGTTGCTAGTGTGGAGAAAGCTTTGGCAAGAGTACAGTCAATGGCACGCCATCCAGAAGGCCGTGATCAGTACATGAGACTGGTGGCATGTTCTCGTAAATCAAAG CTGGGAGACGAAGGTGGTGGCTCAGCCCAACTTCAAAACACCGAAGAAGAAAATGGTGGGGGCTGA
- the LOC135582574 gene encoding calmodulin-binding transcription activator 2-like isoform X3, translating to MAEGRRYALNPQLDIAQILQEAKSRWLRPSEICEILRNYQRFNLTPDPPYKPPGGSLFLFDRKALRYFRKDGHNWRKKRDGKTVREAHEKLKCGSVDVLHCYYAHGEDNENFQRRSYWMLDGQLEHIVLVHYRDVNEGSRSTIPHLLNTDAMRMSHTDGSQTSSAVCSYLDHLTFPTQPSYATSAHAADWNRQAPSSEFEDAESGEEHSEASLADSLSHSGIHVASSANHTGQENVAGCSGSLAHLRSSDSIDTGILGSLGGASFDHHTAASKMPEFFNISRKDSGMLEENVSIEQAKWSVNMPKIFPNTTSEGNEVVKYVTDSGNSILTSDHQKTSIGEGTKENQVKVENSENISNLDHGHLVNIPGYMFQVPNTNLSQSTLQTINNGSSKVTVASDQPLSYEAQILYGLKKSLENEGDLKKLDSFGRWMSKEIGKDCDDSLMASDSCNYWNAMDAQNDDKEVSSLSSHMQLDMDSLGPSLSQEQLFTIHDFSPDWAFSGVETKVLIAGTFLGSLQPRSIKWSCMFGEFEVSAEVLTSNVIRCKAPLHTPGRVPFYITCSNRIACSEIREFEYRENFSSFSSVPERDLEEVNLQVRFAKLLSTGLDRNWLVCSVENCEKCFLKQKLLLMLRDQENEWNVIDKDSKAFHSDLRIPKDGLIQKLLKGKLYEWLLCKVHEEGKGPNVLDENGQGAIHLAAALGYEWAMSPIVCAGVSPSFRDVIGRTGLHWAAYFGREETVVELVRLGAAAGAVEHPTSKVPAGKTAADLASSRGHKGIAGYLAEADLTSHLSSLTVKESEMGRLSATLAAEKAIENVQEQNTVSLDGGNGEQLSLRGSLAAVRNSAQAAARIQAAFRLHSFRQRKLTDSKDKDTEISVDLMVRSYLNKFPKINHYNESLHMAAVKIQQKYRGWKGRKEFLKIRDRIVKIQAHVRGHQVRKQYKKVVWSVSIVEKAILRWRRKGAGLRGFRAENTTICIEGKVGATDEYDFLRLGRRQKVASVEKALARVQSMARHPEGRDQYMRLVACSRKSKLGDEGGGSAQLQNTEEENGGG from the exons ATGGCAGAGGGCCGGCGATACGCTCTCAATCCTCAACTAG ACATTGCACAGATTTTGCAAGAGGCAAAAAGTCGTTGGCTTCGTCCAAGTGAGATTTGTGAAATCCTCCGCAACTATCAGAGGTTCAATTTGACTCCAGATCCGCCTTACAAGCCTCCTG GTGGTTCTTTGTTTTTATTTGATCGCAAAGCACTCCGATATTTTCGGAAAGATGGCCATAATTGGAGAAAGAAGAGAGATGGAAAAACTGTTCGAGAAGCTCATGAAAAGCTAAAG TGTGGAAGTGTTGATGTGCTTCATTGCTACTATGCCCATGGTGAGGACAATGAAAATTTCCAGAGACGAAGCTATTGGATGCTTGATGG GCAATTGGAACACATTGTTCTTGTGCATTATCGAGATGTGAATGAG GGAAGCAGGTCTACCATTCCTCATTTGTTAAATACTGATGCAATGAGAATGAGTCACACAGATGGATCTCAAACCAGTTCTGCTGTTTGTTCTTATTTGGATCATCTTACTTTTCCAACCCAACCATCCTATGCAACAAGTGCCCATGCTGCTGATTGGAATCGCCAAGCTCCATCCTCTGAGTTTGAAGATGCAGAGTCTGGAGAGGAACATAGTGAAGCTTCACTTGCAGATTCTTTATCTCATTCAGGAATTCATGTTGCCTCATCTGCAAACCATACTGGACAAGAAAACGTTGCTGGATGTAGTGGTTCCCTTGCTCATCTTCGTTCGAGCGATTCTATAGATACTGGAATCTTAG GTTCACTCGGTGGTGCTAGTTTTGATCATCATACTGCAGCATCCAAGATGCCTGAATTTTTTAACATAAGCCGAAAGGATTCTGGCATGCTGGAAGAGAATGTTTCCATTGAACAAGCTAAATGGTCTGTTAACATGCCTAAAATATTTCCAAATACCACCTCTGAGGGCAATGAGGTAGTCAAATATGTTACTGATAGTGGCAATAGTATCTTAACTAGCGATCATCAAAAAACATCTATTGGAGAAGGCACAAAAGAGAATCAG GTTAAAGTGGAAAATTCTGAGAATATAAGCAACCTTGATCATGGACACTTGGTCAATATACCAGGCTATATGTTTCAGGTGCCCAATACTAATCTTTCTCAGAGCACACTGCAAACCATAAACAATGGCAGCTCTAAGGTGACCGTTGCTTCTGACCAACCTCTGAGTTATGAAGCACAAATTTTATATGGTTTAAAGAAGTCACTGGAGAATGAGGGAGATTTGAAGAAGTTAGACAGCTTTGGAAGATGGATGAGCAAAGAAATCGGTAAGGATTGTGATGACTCACTGATGGCTTCAGACTCTTGCAACTACTGGAATGCAATGGATGCTCAGAATGATGATAAGGAGGTATCAAGTCTTTCTTCCCATATGCAGTTGGATATGGATTCACTAGGACCATCTCTTTCCCAGGAACAGCTATTCACTATTCATGACTTCTCACCGGATTGGGCTTTTTCTGGCGTTGAAACAAAG GTTCTGATTGCAGGTACCTTTTTAGGTAGTTTACAGCCCAGGAGCATCAAATGGTCTTGTATGTTTGGTGAGTTTGAGGTGTCTGCTGAAGTTCTGACGAGTAATGTGATTCGTTGTAAAGCCCCTTTACATACCCCTGGTCGGGTTCCATTTTATATTACATGCAGTAATAGGATAGCCTGTAGTGAGATTCGAGAATTCGAGTATCGTGAAAACTTTTCTAGCTTCTCTTCAGTGCCAGAAAGGGATTTAGAAGAAGTTAATCTTCAAGTGCGTTTTGCAAAGTTATTATCGACTGGGTTAGACCGGAACTGGCTGGTCTGCTCTGTTGAAAACTGTGAAAAGTGCTTCCTTAAACAAAAACTGTTGTTAATGCTAAGGGATCAGGAAAATGAGTGGAATGTTATCGACAAAGACTCTAAGGCCTTTCACAGTGATCTCAGGATACCTAAGGATGGATTGATTCAGAAGTTATTGAAGGGTAAACTATATGAGTGGTTGCTGTGTAAAGTTCATGAAGAAGGTAAAGGACCTAATGTTTTGGATGAGAATGGTCAAGGGGCTATCCATCTGGCTGCAGCTCTTGGTTATGAATGGGCAATGAGTCCTATAGTCTGTGCTGGAGTCAGTCCAAGTTTCAGAGATGTAATCGGTAGGACCGGGCTCCATTGGGCTGCATACTTTGGCAG AGAGGAGACAGTTGTTGAGTTAGTGAGGCTTGGAGCTGCTGCTGGTGCAGTTGAACACCCAACATCAAAAGTTCCTGCTGGTAAAACTGCTGCTGATTTAGCATCTAGTAGAGGACATAAAGGAATTGCTGGATACTTGGCCGAAGCAGATTTGACCAGCCATCTTTCTTCATTAACGGTAAAAGAAAGTGAGATGGGTAGACTTTCTGCAACTTTGGCTGCAGAAAAGGCCATCGAAAATGTACAAGAGCAAAACACAGTTTCTCTAGATGGTGGAAACGGGGAACAATTATCTCTGAGAGGGTCTCTTGCTGCTGTAAGAAATTCAGCTCAAGCTGCTGCACGAATTCAAGCTGCGTTTAGGCTTCATTCTTTCCGCCAAAGAAAATTAACAGATAGCAAAGACAAAGATACTGAGATCTCAGTTGATTTGATGGTTCGGTCCTATCTGAACAAGTTCCCCAAGATAAATCACTACAATGAATCTTTGCATATGGCTGCTGTTAAAATACAACAAAAATATCGTGGATGGAAGGGTCGTAAAGAGTTCTTGAAAATCCGTGACCGAATTGTGAAAATCCAG GCACACGTGAGGGGTCATCAAGTTCGCAAGCAGTATAAGAAGGTAGTGTGGTCTGTTAGCATTGTTGAAAAGGCTATCTTACGTTGGAGGCGCAAAGGAGCTGGATTACGGGGCTTtcgagctgagaatacaactataTGCATTGAGGGAAAGGTTGGGGCAACTGATGAATATGATTTTCTCCGTCTTGGTCGGAGACAGAAGGTTGCTAGTGTGGAGAAAGCTTTGGCAAGAGTACAGTCAATGGCACGCCATCCAGAAGGCCGTGATCAGTACATGAGACTGGTGGCATGTTCTCGTAAATCAAAG CTGGGAGACGAAGGTGGTGGCTCAGCCCAACTTCAAAACACCGAAGAAGAAAATGGTGGGGGCTGA